From one Anguilla rostrata isolate EN2019 chromosome 12, ASM1855537v3, whole genome shotgun sequence genomic stretch:
- the ccnl1a gene encoding cyclin-L1a isoform X1, which produces MATGAFSTAPIVNTSTSNEGILIGDRVYSEVYLTIDNSLIPEERLSPTPSMLDGLDLHSETDLRILGCELIQSAGILLRLPQVAMATGQVLFHRFFYSKSFVKHSFEIVAMACVNLASKIEEAPRRIRDVINVFHHLRQLRGKRSPSPLILDQNYINTKNQVIKAERRVLKELGFCVHVKHPHKIIVMYLQVLECENQTLIQTAWNYMNDSLRTNVFVRFQVETIACACIYLAARALQMPLPSRPHWYLLFGATEDEIKEICITTLRLYARKKPNYDFLEKEVEKRKMALQEAKLKAKGLNPDGTPALSNPGGFSPGSKPSSPRESKVDEKSPNPQTQKVVKKEPDDRPQSSKSPHNGLRKDNKLTRNSRSVSPSRSRTRSRSRSRSPRRHYNNRRSRSGTYSSRSRSRSHSRSPSPRRHQNHGPSPLLPHLKPKHRADELKLQGRHAHKRKKSRSRSRSTSKPRDRDRSSDAAAAKKHKHERAGGGGHHRDRRERSRSYDRAHKSKHHSSSHSSHGRHRR; this is translated from the exons ATGGCCACTGGTGCTTTCTCGACTGCTCCTATCGTTAACACATCCACAAGCAATGAGGGGATACTAATCGGCGATAGGGTGTATTCGGAGGTTTATCTCACAATTGACAACTCGCTTATACCTGAAGAAAGGCTCTCGCCCACACCGTCTATGCTCGATGGCCTCGACCTCCACTCCGAAACGGACCTACGCATTCTAGGCTGCGAACTAATCCAGTCTGCCGGCATTCTTCTACGGTTGccacag GTGGCTATGGCTACTGGGCAAGTCCTGTTTCATCGATTTTTCTACTCGAAGTCTTTCGTCAAACACAGCTTCGAG ATTGTTGCTATGGCCTGCGTGAATTTGGCCTCCAAGATCGAGGAAGCGCCCCGACGAATAAGGGATGTGATCAATGTTTTCCATCACTTGCGACAGTTACGAGGAAAAAG GAGCCCAAGTCCGTTGATTCTTGATCAGAACTACATTAACACCAAAAACCAGGTTATTAAAGCGGAGCGGCGTGTACTGAAGGAGCTGGGATTCTGCGTTCACGTCAAGCATCCGCACAAG ATTATTGTCATGTATCTACAAGTCCTTGAATGTGAAAACCAGACGCTGATCCAGACAGCATG GAATTACATGAACGACAGCCTGAGGACAAACGTGTTTGTGAGATTTCAAGTGGAGACCATCGCGTGTGCCTGCATTTACCTTGCTGCTCGAGCTCTTCAA ATGCCCCTACCCTCAAGACCACACTGGTATCTACTGTTTGGAGCCACTGAGGACGAGATCAAGGAGATCTGCATCACCACCCTGCGGTTGTACGCCCGGAAGAAG CCAAATTACGACTTCCTGGAGAAGGAGGTGGAGAAGAGGAAAATGGCCCTGCAGGAGGCGAAGCTGAAGGCCAAAGGGCTGAACCCCGATGGCACCCCTGCACTCTCCAACCCCGGCGGCTTTTCGCCCGGCTCCAAACCAT CATCTCCAAGAGAGTCGAAGGTGGATGAGAAATCTCCCAACCCCCAGACGCAGAAGGTGGTGAAGAAGGAGCCGGATGACCGGCCGCAGAGCTCCAAAAGCCCCCACAATGG CCTCAGGAAAGATAACAAGCTGACCCGGAACAGCAGGAGTGTGAGTCCATCACGGTCAAGAACGAGATCGCGGTCACGGTCCCGCTCCCCTCGCAGACA TTACAACAACCGGCGGAGCCGCTCTGGAACCTACAGTTCGCGCTCCCGCAGTCGATCCCACAGCCGCAGCCCGTCGCCGCGGAGACACCAGAACCACGGGCCGTCGCCGCTGCTGCCGCACCTGAAACCCAAGCACCGGGCGGACGAGCTCAAGCTGCAGGGCCGCCACGCCCACAAGAGGAAGAAGTCCCGCAGCCGCTCGCGGTCCACCAGCAAGCCCAGGGACCGCGACCGCAGCTCCGACGCCGCCGCTGCCAAGAAGCACAAACACGAGcgcgccggcggcggcgggcaTCACCGGGACCGGCGGGAACGGTCCCGCTCCTACGACCGCGCCCACAAGAGCAAGCACCACAGCAGCAGTCACTCCAGCCACGGCCGCCACCGGCGCTGA
- the ccnl1a gene encoding cyclin-L1a isoform X2, which translates to MFSITCDSYEEKATSYIYQTLGDVEWSPSPLILDQNYINTKNQVIKAERRVLKELGFCVHVKHPHKIIVMYLQVLECENQTLIQTAWNYMNDSLRTNVFVRFQVETIACACIYLAARALQMPLPSRPHWYLLFGATEDEIKEICITTLRLYARKKPNYDFLEKEVEKRKMALQEAKLKAKGLNPDGTPALSNPGGFSPGSKPSSPRESKVDEKSPNPQTQKVVKKEPDDRPQSSKSPHNGLRKDNKLTRNSRSVSPSRSRTRSRSRSRSPRRHYNNRRSRSGTYSSRSRSRSHSRSPSPRRHQNHGPSPLLPHLKPKHRADELKLQGRHAHKRKKSRSRSRSTSKPRDRDRSSDAAAAKKHKHERAGGGGHHRDRRERSRSYDRAHKSKHHSSSHSSHGRHRR; encoded by the exons ATGTTTTCCATCACTTGCGACAGTTACGAGGAAAAAG CGACCAGCTACATTTACCAAACCCTGGGTGATGTGGAATG GAGCCCAAGTCCGTTGATTCTTGATCAGAACTACATTAACACCAAAAACCAGGTTATTAAAGCGGAGCGGCGTGTACTGAAGGAGCTGGGATTCTGCGTTCACGTCAAGCATCCGCACAAG ATTATTGTCATGTATCTACAAGTCCTTGAATGTGAAAACCAGACGCTGATCCAGACAGCATG GAATTACATGAACGACAGCCTGAGGACAAACGTGTTTGTGAGATTTCAAGTGGAGACCATCGCGTGTGCCTGCATTTACCTTGCTGCTCGAGCTCTTCAA ATGCCCCTACCCTCAAGACCACACTGGTATCTACTGTTTGGAGCCACTGAGGACGAGATCAAGGAGATCTGCATCACCACCCTGCGGTTGTACGCCCGGAAGAAG CCAAATTACGACTTCCTGGAGAAGGAGGTGGAGAAGAGGAAAATGGCCCTGCAGGAGGCGAAGCTGAAGGCCAAAGGGCTGAACCCCGATGGCACCCCTGCACTCTCCAACCCCGGCGGCTTTTCGCCCGGCTCCAAACCAT CATCTCCAAGAGAGTCGAAGGTGGATGAGAAATCTCCCAACCCCCAGACGCAGAAGGTGGTGAAGAAGGAGCCGGATGACCGGCCGCAGAGCTCCAAAAGCCCCCACAATGG CCTCAGGAAAGATAACAAGCTGACCCGGAACAGCAGGAGTGTGAGTCCATCACGGTCAAGAACGAGATCGCGGTCACGGTCCCGCTCCCCTCGCAGACA TTACAACAACCGGCGGAGCCGCTCTGGAACCTACAGTTCGCGCTCCCGCAGTCGATCCCACAGCCGCAGCCCGTCGCCGCGGAGACACCAGAACCACGGGCCGTCGCCGCTGCTGCCGCACCTGAAACCCAAGCACCGGGCGGACGAGCTCAAGCTGCAGGGCCGCCACGCCCACAAGAGGAAGAAGTCCCGCAGCCGCTCGCGGTCCACCAGCAAGCCCAGGGACCGCGACCGCAGCTCCGACGCCGCCGCTGCCAAGAAGCACAAACACGAGcgcgccggcggcggcgggcaTCACCGGGACCGGCGGGAACGGTCCCGCTCCTACGACCGCGCCCACAAGAGCAAGCACCACAGCAGCAGTCACTCCAGCCACGGCCGCCACCGGCGCTGA
- the ccnl1a gene encoding cyclin-L1a isoform X3, with protein MATGAFSTAPIVNTSTSNEGILIGDRVYSEVYLTIDNSLIPEERLSPTPSMLDGLDLHSETDLRILGCELIQSAGILLRLPQVAMATGQVLFHRFFYSKSFVKHSFEIVAMACVNLASKIEEAPRRIRDVINVFHHLRQLRGKRSPSPLILDQNYINTKNQVIKAERRVLKELGFCVHVKHPHKIIVMYLQVLECENQTLIQTAWVVHDGKCHKEPLNSAPPTT; from the exons ATGGCCACTGGTGCTTTCTCGACTGCTCCTATCGTTAACACATCCACAAGCAATGAGGGGATACTAATCGGCGATAGGGTGTATTCGGAGGTTTATCTCACAATTGACAACTCGCTTATACCTGAAGAAAGGCTCTCGCCCACACCGTCTATGCTCGATGGCCTCGACCTCCACTCCGAAACGGACCTACGCATTCTAGGCTGCGAACTAATCCAGTCTGCCGGCATTCTTCTACGGTTGccacag GTGGCTATGGCTACTGGGCAAGTCCTGTTTCATCGATTTTTCTACTCGAAGTCTTTCGTCAAACACAGCTTCGAG ATTGTTGCTATGGCCTGCGTGAATTTGGCCTCCAAGATCGAGGAAGCGCCCCGACGAATAAGGGATGTGATCAATGTTTTCCATCACTTGCGACAGTTACGAGGAAAAAG GAGCCCAAGTCCGTTGATTCTTGATCAGAACTACATTAACACCAAAAACCAGGTTATTAAAGCGGAGCGGCGTGTACTGAAGGAGCTGGGATTCTGCGTTCACGTCAAGCATCCGCACAAG ATTATTGTCATGTATCTACAAGTCCTTGAATGTGAAAACCAGACGCTGATCCAGACAGCATG GGTAGTCCATGATGGTAAGTGTCATAAAGAACCTCTGAACTCTGCTCCTCCAACCACATGA
- the ankrd67 gene encoding ankyrin repeat domain-containing protein, whose translation MRVPPEVLWAWMELHDSVSLYAAEKKIRRAAGLKRWQLQRWPRLPPGHQHSPLDERRLHHAAWNGCLDQVKALLELPVPADCQDPQGWTAIHHAAFGGHLPVVKFLLRRGTEVNCRDFFNCTPLHRACWNGHAQTAESLLQQGASHEMRTCSGQTPLHLAAANGHLETVQVLLRFHAQADSRDIHKWTPLHWAVFGGWGEMVQLLLGQGVTADGDEGGGMSPLQLAVLAGNEASVRLLLRCGASANARGQDGRTALHVCATSGNKKILQLLLTGGAEVGAVDTDHVAPLHLAAGAGSRAVVHLLILSGAGLNAQDRLQMTPLHHSAMRGNTEAAKLLLYYGAKVDVAERLGRTPLHLASEKGHCEMLRILLEGGANPLLRSHWQETASDIASEHKQHNALQVIQSYLRTLQKTHAKGRQHSIL comes from the exons ATGCGTGTCCCGCCGGAGGTCCTGTGGGCATGGATGGAGCTGCACGACTCGGTGTCCCTGTACGCAGCCGAGAAGAAGATccggcgggccgccgggctCAAGCGCTGGCAGCTGCAGCGCTGGCCCCGCCTGCCCCCGGGGCACCAGCACTCGCCCCTGGACGAGCGCAGGCTGCACCACGCGGCCTGGAACGGCTGTCTGGACCAGGTCAAAGCCCTCCTCGAGCTGCCCGTGCCGGCAGACTGCCA GGACCCCCAGGGCTGGACAGCCATACACCACGCCGCGTTTGGTGGCCACCTCCCTGTGGTTAAATTCTTGCTCCGGAGAGGCACAGAAGTCAACTGCAGGGACTTCTTCAACTGCACGCCCCTGCACCGGGCCTGCTGGAATGGCCACGCGCAGACGGCCGAGAGCCTCCTGCAGCAGGGGGCCTCCCACGAGATGCGAACCTGCTCCGGCCAGACCCCCCTGCACCTGGCCGCGGCCAACGGCCACCTGGAAACGGTGCAGGTCCTGCTGAGGTTCCACGCCCAGGCAGACTCCAGGGACATCCACAAATGGACCCCGCTGCACTGGGCGGTGTTCGGCGGGTGGGGGGAGATGGTGCAGCTGCTCCTGGGGCAAGGGGTGACGGCGGACGGGGACGAGGGCGGGGGCATGAGCCCCCTGCAACTGGCCGTGCTGGCCGGGAACGAGGCCAGCGTCAGGCTCCTGCTGCGCTGCGGTGCCAGCGCCAACGCCAGGGGCCAGGACGGGAGGACGGCCCTGCACGTCTGCGCGACCTCCGGCAACAAGAAG ATTCTTCAGCTGCTGCTGACTGGGGGCGCTGAGGTGGGGGCTGTGGACACAGATCACGTGGCCCCGCTGCACCTGGCAGCTGGGGCCGGCTCTCGCGCCGTCGTGCACCTGCTGATCCTGAGCGGGGCCGGGCTCAATGCACAGGACCGCCTGCAGATGACCCCCCTCCACCACTCGGCCATGCGGGGCAACACGGAGGCAGCCAAGCTTCTGCTGTACTATGGGGCCAAGGTGGACGTGGCCGAGCGCCTGGGACGGACGCCCCTCCACTTAGCCTCCGAGAAGGGCCACTGCGAGATGCTTCGTATCCTGTTGGAGGGCGGGGCCAACCCACTGCTCCGGTCACACTGGCAGGAGACTGCCAGTGACATAGCATCTGAGCATAAGCAgcacaatgcactgcaggtcATTCAATCGTACCTGAGGACCCTGCAAAAGACCCATGCTAAGGGCCGGCAACACAGCATCCTATAG